In the genome of Cryptomeria japonica chromosome 8, Sugi_1.0, whole genome shotgun sequence, one region contains:
- the LOC131056036 gene encoding early light-induced protein 2, chloroplastic isoform X1 has product MAAMASMMMKAPSALNCGTVNRNSVGNISRLPHSSLKIKCMAKDPQETSPTEGDSSSTSTKMSTRFGDLFAFSGPAPEIINGRAAMLGFVSAIAVEVASGRDLFSQVNNGGLSWFLITAGLLTTASVVPLFKGISTESKSRPFFSSTAEMWNGRFAMLGLLALAFTEYVKGGPLV; this is encoded by the exons ATGGCGGCCATggcttcaatgatgatgaaagcgCCCTCAGCCCTTAACTGCGGTACAGTCAACAGGAATAGTGTGGGTAATATCAGTAGATTGCCTCACAGCAGTCTCAAAATCAAGTGCATGGCAAAG GATCCACAGGAAACGTCCCCTACTGAAGGCGATTCATCTTCAACCTCTACAAAG ATGAGCACGAGGTTTGGCGACCTGTTTGCGTTCTCTGGGCCTGCGCCGGAGATTATCAACGGAAGGGCGGCCATGTTGGGGTTCGTGTCGGCCATTGCAGTGGAGGTGGCCAGCGGTAGAGATTTGTTTTCCCAGGTGAATAATGGAGGACTGTCTTGGTTTCTCATAACTGCCGGATTATTGACGACAGCGTCGGTGGTGCCTTTGTTTAAGGGAATATCGACAGAGAGCAAGTCACGACCATTTTTTTCATCTACAGCAGAAATGTGGAATGGGCGCTTTGCTATGCTTGGCCTGCTCGCATTGGCCTTCACCGAATACGTCAAGGGTGGACCACTTGTATAA
- the LOC131056036 gene encoding early light-induced protein 2, chloroplastic isoform X2, with translation MAKDPQETSPTEGDSSSTSTKMSTRFGDLFAFSGPAPEIINGRAAMLGFVSAIAVEVASGRDLFSQVNNGGLSWFLITAGLLTTASVVPLFKGISTESKSRPFFSSTAEMWNGRFAMLGLLALAFTEYVKGGPLV, from the exons GATCCACAGGAAACGTCCCCTACTGAAGGCGATTCATCTTCAACCTCTACAAAG ATGAGCACGAGGTTTGGCGACCTGTTTGCGTTCTCTGGGCCTGCGCCGGAGATTATCAACGGAAGGGCGGCCATGTTGGGGTTCGTGTCGGCCATTGCAGTGGAGGTGGCCAGCGGTAGAGATTTGTTTTCCCAGGTGAATAATGGAGGACTGTCTTGGTTTCTCATAACTGCCGGATTATTGACGACAGCGTCGGTGGTGCCTTTGTTTAAGGGAATATCGACAGAGAGCAAGTCACGACCATTTTTTTCATCTACAGCAGAAATGTGGAATGGGCGCTTTGCTATGCTTGGCCTGCTCGCATTGGCCTTCACCGAATACGTCAAGGGTGGACCACTTGTATAA
- the LOC131058833 gene encoding early light-induced protein 1, chloroplastic-like, which yields MSTKFGDLFALSGPAPEIINGRAAMLVFVSAIAVEVASGRDLLSQLNSGGLSWFALIAGLMTVGTLVPLFNGISRESESQQIFSSTAEMWNGRFAMLGLLALAFTEYVKGGPLV from the coding sequence ATGAGCACCAAGTTTGGAGACCTGTTTGCGCTCTCAGGGCCTGCGCCGGAGATCATCAATGGAAGGGCGGCTATGTTGGTGTTCGTGTCGGCCATTGCAGTGGAGGTGGCGAGTGGAAGAGATTTGTTGTCGCAACTGAATAGTGGAGGACTGTCGTGGTTTGCGTTAATTGCAGGATTAATGACGGTGGGGACACTGGTGCCCCTGTTCAATGGAATATCGAGGGAGAGCGAGTCGCAGCAAATATTTTCATCCACAGCAGAAATGTGGAATGGGCGCTTTGCTATGCTTGGCCTCCTGGCATTGGCCTTCACTGAATACGTCAAGGGCGGACCACTTGTGTAA